The Bacteroidota bacterium sequence AAAAGTAAATCAGACGATGGAAACAATTGATCATGTAGTACACCTCTCTACCCAGGAATTTAAAGACAAAGTCTTTAATTATGAGGTCAATAAAGAATGGAAATATCAGGGCACATTGCCTGCCATAATTGATTTTTATGCCGACTGGTGCGGACCTTGCCGCTCCATAGCACCCATCATGGAAGAATTAGCTCGTGATTATGCCGGAAAAATTATCGTTTACAAAGTCAATACGGAAAATGAACAGGAACTGGCTTCAACTTTTGGAATATCCAGCATCCCGACCCTGGTTTTCATCCCTATGGAAGGACAACCGCAATCGGCTGTGGGCGCCTTGCCTAAACAAACTTTAAATCAGGCTATTAAAGATGTATTATTAAAAAATAATTAGTACATTTACATTAGAACCTAAATATTTACAGCTATGAAAGAAATTTCATCGCTTGAATTTGAAAAAGAAGTGATAAAAGGGGAAAAGGTAATTCTCGATTTTTATTCAACCGAATGCCCTCCCTGTGAAGCTTTGGCCCCGAAATTCGAAAATTTATCCGGACTTTACGGAAAAGAAGTAAAATTCCTGAAAATATTCCGGCAGGGAAACAGAGAACTGGCTGAAAAATTAAATATAAGGTCTTCCCCTACCCTTCTTTTTTTCGACCATGGGATTGAAGTAGCCCCCAGACTTAACGGGGGGATCAAACGAAGCGAGATTATCCGCAACTTGGATAGCATGCTGCCTG is a genomic window containing:
- the trxA gene encoding thioredoxin, with the protein product METIDHVVHLSTQEFKDKVFNYEVNKEWKYQGTLPAIIDFYADWCGPCRSIAPIMEELARDYAGKIIVYKVNTENEQELASTFGISSIPTLVFIPMEGQPQSAVGALPKQTLNQAIKDVLLKNN